CATCTATCACAAGAGCAAATTAGTTTTAATTCTTTTTTATTACTTAATAAAACATCTCGTACAATCATTTCCATTACATTTTTAATGGTCATTCTCATCCCTCAGTCTACATATTTAAGTCACGCTTCAATCTTACATGTGAAGTGACGAGGGATGCAAATTTATTCATAAATACTTTTCAAACCAGCCCGTAATTTCATTTAACCTGGCAATGCGCAAATTCGGCAAGCCTGTACGGGATAAATTATGATCCGCATCTGGGAAACGAACAAGTTCAGTTTCCTTCCCCATACTTTTCAGCGTAATATATAATTGTTCCGCCTGTTCCATCGGACAACGTAAATCATTCTCGCTATGTAGAATTAACAATGGCGTTTCAATATTTTTCGCATATTTTAACGGCGAGAAATTCCATAGCGTTTCCACATCATTCATATCCGCACCATGTTGCCATTCATTAAAGTAATACCCGATGTCGGATACACCAAAGAAACTAATCCAGTTAGAAATCGAACGTTGTGTCACCGCAGCTTTAAAACGATTCGTATGACCCACAATCCAGTTCGTCATAAAACCGCCGTAACTACCGCCAGTCACACCAAGTCGCTCTGTATCAATCCAATCGTTGTGTTCAATTGCGTAATCAAGCCCGGCGATAATATCTTCATAATCGCCGCCGCCATAATCGCCACGTACGGCATTGACATGTTCTTGACTATATCCATGACTTCCCCGTGGATTCACATAAAGAACGCCATATCCTTGCGCTGCCAGTAGTTGTAACTCATGGAAAAACGTATTGGCGTACATCGCTGCGGGTCCGCCGTGAATTTCAACAATAAGCGGATATTTTTCACCTTCTTCGTAGCCAACGGGTTTCATTAACCAACCGTGCACATCCCAACCTTTTGCCCCTTGATAAACAATCGCTTCTGGCTCAACAAGTTCCACTTGCTCAATATATTCTTTATTAAACGCTGTCAGTACTTGTCTCTCTCCTGTCGCAATCGTTTGCTTATAAAGTTCTCCAGGATTAATAGCGTTACTAACTGCAACAACTGCAAACTCTCCGTCCCTCGAAACTTCGTAATCATAAATATGTTCATTTTCCGGCGACGCTGGATAAATTGCACCTTCAAGCGATGCATAATAAAGACGAACATCGCCCATCGTTGACAATCTAAAATATAGGTCATTCGTTTCTGTCCAAACGACAGACGGCGCACTTGTGCCTTGTTGCAGGTCGGCGACAACACTATCTCCAACTGGCGCATCAAGGTTTTCCGTTAAACATGTTCGGCTTTTATTTTCCCTGTCGTACACATAAAGTTCAGATTGCGTCGCATTTTGGAACGTCCGATCCGCACCGACAAAAGCGATATATTGGTCATCATTAGAAAAGGCAACCCCGCCGTAATAACCTTCCTCATCAATCAGGGCGGTCTCTTCTTTCGAATGAACATCGGCTAGATAAAGCGGTTGGCGAAATTCATAATCTTGGTTTTCCGCACGATTCACACCGAATACAATGTTGTCACCACTATGCGAAACAGCCATTAAACTATATTGATGATTCCCTTCCGTGATCTGCGTAACGTCTCCACTCTCAATGTCCACAATGCCAATATGACGATACGAATCTTGTGGAATTAAGCCGACGCCATCCATTTGGTATTTCATCTTCGTCACGCGATACGGTTCAGGCTTTTTCTTCTCATTTTTTTCCTCTTTATCTGTAAAGCTTTGTCCTTCTTTCACAGAAGCATTCACCCATATTTTCTTGCCGCACGGTGACCAGACAAAACTAGAAACACCTTGTCCAAAATCAGTTACTTTTTTTGCTTCCCCGCCTCTTCTTGGAAGTATATAGACTTGATTTTTTTCATCGCGATTCGATAAGAAAGCGATTTGTTTTCCGTCGCTAGACCATGCTGGTGAGGAAACGCGCTCATTGCCATAAGTCCATTGCGACACTTCATTCGTTTCTAAATCGACGTGAAATAAATTTGCCACATATTTATTCTCTTCTTCATTCATCTGCGTTTTCACAAATACTGCTTCCTGCCCGTCCGGTGATATTTTCGGACTCGCGACAGATGCAAGTTCAAATAAATCTTCTACTTTTAGCTTTCTCTTTTCCATGGAAATTCCCCCTAAACTGAGTGCTCTTTACTTATTTCGACATTCGTAACATTTTCCCTTTATTTTTATTAAAAAGAAAAGAAACTAAAAAGGACCTCGTACGATATCACGAAAGGTCCTTGTCCTACCCTTATATTGTCACAAATTCGCTTAATGCACGACGTAATATTTTTCCTGTCGTATTTTTCGGAAGTTCATCCAAAAACTCGATTTGCTTTGGGACTTTATATTTCACAAGTCGTTCTGCACAATAAGCGGTTAATTGCTCGATATCTGCTTTTGCTCCTTCTTTCAAAACGACAAATGCATGAACGGCTTCCCCAAAATCCACGTCTGGCACGCCGATGACTGCCGCTTCCACAACATCTTCATGCGTAAATAGGACCTCTTCTACTTCCCGAGGATAAACATTATACCCGCCGACAATGACTAAATCTTTTTTTCGGTCTACGATATAAAAGTAACCGTTTTCATCACGACGCGCTAAATCCCCTGTATAAAGCCATCCATCACGAAGTGCGACTTCCGTTTCTTCAGGCATTTTATAATACCCTTTCATCACATTCGGACCACGTACAATCAGTTCCCCAACTTCACCGTCCGGCACTTCCTCCCCCAGCTCGTTCACGACCTTATTTTCGACATTCACAATATTTGTGCCGATTGATCCTGGAATGCGTTCACTTTCTATCGGATTAAAACAAGTTACTGGAGAAGCTTCCGATAAACCATACCCTTCCGAAACTCTTACATCAAACTTCTCTTCAAAATTATGCAATAATGCGACTGGCAATGATGCACCACCTGAAATGGCTAATCGGACTGATTCAAAATCTTCTTTTTTCCCTTCAGGATATTGGTATAAGAAATTGTACATCGTCGGCACCCCTGCAAAAACCGTCGCCTTTTTCTCTTTAATCATGTTAAATACCTCTGCCGGGCTAAATCGTGGAACGAGTAAAATTTCAGCTCCTCTTAATAGCGGTGCATTGACAACAACTGTGAGTGCAAACACATGGAACACCGGTAACGTCGCAACCATGCGATCCCCTTCTTTAAACCCAAGATATTCAGCAACATCTTTCGCATTCGAATATAGATTTTTATGCGTCAACATCGCCCCTTTTGGACTGCCAGTCGTCCCAGATGTATACAAAATGATTGCTGTATCATCCTCTTCCACAGGTACTGGATCAAATTCAGAATTCCCTCTTGCAATCAGCTGACTATATAGAGACACTCTACTTTTCAACTGTTCAGGTAAACTTGCAACTTTTTCTGGAGTCGATTGTTCAGTTTCACAAATGATATAATGTTGGACAGTGGTGAATACATTTGCAGCTTGTTCAATCAGCGGCAAGAGAGCATCTATTGCCACAACGACTTTAGCATCACTATTGTGGATAATGTACGAAATTTCATCTGGTGTATATATTGGATTAATTGGAATTGCTGTCGCACCTAGTCGCATCGTCGCGTACAGTGAATGGAGAAAATGAGGCGTATTGCCAAGTAAAAAAGCAACATGGTCTCCTTTTTGAACGCCTAATTCTGCTAAAGCTGATGCTAATTTTGACACCAAACCATTAAATTCCCCATACGTCGTATCTTGTCCCATAAAGTGATAAGCAATTTTGTCAGGTTGTGCTAATGCAGTTTCACGTACAGTTGAAACTAAATTCATTTTTACATCCCCTTCTCCCTTTAAAATGAATAACCATTCATTCCCCTTCACGTAACATTATATATAAAATCTTCTGAACAAACAACCTATTTCGATATAATAAGATAACTACTTAGTAGAACTTGATCTGTATTCCTACTCCAAATACTAAGCATTAATAAAAGCATCGAGCAACTATCCCGATGCTTTTATATGCACTAAATAACGCCAACGAATTAAATAGAAATACATCCATTGCATAAAAGTGAAACCAATCAAAACGATGGCCAATTCTTTCACAATAGATATCTCCGCAAGCGCATCCCAAATCACTTGTAAAGACAAAAATGCAAATGAACTATGAAGAAAAGCAACCCCCCACGGAAAGAAAAATTGAGGAATCAGTTGGCGATTAACTATCTTTTTCAACTCATAATCTGTAAGCCCTAAACGGCGCAGCACATCAAACTTCTTTCTTTCTTGCGCCAAACTCGTATATAACTGAAAGTAAATAAAACTCCCCGTCGCAAGAAAAAAGACACCTGCCAATAACAATCCGATAAATAGCAACAACGAAAACGTCATACGAATAATCGAATAGCTAAGCCCTGGATTGTCAAATGCATAAGGAAGCGTTCCTTTTGATTCTAATAAAAAAGATTCAGTGACTGTATCACTGATGGATAAGCCGATATCTTTTGTCTTTTGCCACTCCGGAATATGAAATGCATAATAATTAAACGAAGTGTCCTTTCCTCTCAAAGTACTAAACACTACCCGTTGATAGTCCCTATTATTTAAGACAATTACATTTGACCCAATCGAATACGAAGGAAATAATTGATAAGGATAAGCTCCGTCAATCTTAACCTTTACATGACTATCTCCCAACTCGGTCTTAACCACTCTTTCATTCAAATTCTTATAAGATGAATTTGACTGCGGCAAGAATAGCGCTTCGCCTTCGTCTAAATGAATCGACAAATGGTCTAAATGATTGGCTAACTGATTCACTTGATCCAAGCTTAAAATATTTACGGTACTATCTGAAAAAGAAGATACTTGCTGGATAACTTTGAATTTCGTTAATGAATAGGCAATCTCTTCCTCATTTAATTCATGAGTAAGTTGGGCGATATGTTTGGCTTCCTCGATATTTTCAGGGTGACTCACATACACAAGCCCAAGTGGATTCATCGCACGGTACTGTGAAGCAAATGACGTTAATGACGCGAGTGTTCCAACAGACATAAATGCGATGGTCGATACAATTGTGACAATAAAAAACATCCGTGCATTTTCACGCAACCGAATAATTCCGGAAGAAATAGAGAGTAGCCTAGAATGTTGCCAATATATTCTTCGACTCGACCTCAACCTTTGAAGGAATAACGGCGCCGAATCCGTAAAGAAAAAGTACGTCCCCAGCGTTGCGATGGGCGGTAATAAGATAAAGAGTTTTAGAACGATTGCATTAGACGTTAACGTTGCCAATACATATGAAAGGCCAAGAAGTAAGATACCTAAATACCCGCGAACTTTTGAATAGGTATATTGGTTATCATCCTTCCTTTCTCCACGTATTAAATCAGCAATTTTACCCGATTTAATAAACACCGGAGCAATGAATGAAATTAAAATAAACAAACTAAAAAAAGCACCAATAGTCAATGCAAAAGGTTTCCACGATACATATAGCGGCAAGGATGGCAACATAACAATTTCACGTACGATCATAAAAAAGAATTTTGAAAACGTAAATCCTAATCCAGTACCAACCCCAATCGCGGCTGTGCCAATTAACATCGTTTCCAAAAAAATCAAACGGCTTATTTGCCTTTTCTCCATCCCAAGATGAAGTAGAATGCCAAACTCCCTGGAGCGTGCTTGAAGAAATGCACGCATAGAATAAAATAAAAAAAAGACAGTAAAAATATATAAAATAATTTCAGCGATGCCCATTCCTACAATCGCAAATTCCTGAACAAATTTGTCTTCAATCGTCGGGTGAAATAAAAGCATCGAATATAGAAAAAAGACCATAACTGAAAAAACACTTGCCATAAAAAAAGCAGCATAAATACGACGGTTTCGAACGACATTACGATAAGCGAATTGTCGAAAGGTCATGATGGCCCCCTAAAAGCGATAGAACGTTTAGAATCCGTTGATAAAACGTTTGTCTACGTTCATCTTTGTAAATTTCATTGAAAAACTCACCGTCTTTTATAAATAAAACCCGATCACAATAACTCGCGGCTATCGGATCATGCGTCACCATAATAATCGTTGTTCGTTCATCTTGATTCACTTGACTTAATAATTCCAATACATCTTTCGCTGATTTCGAATCAAGATTTCCAGTTGGTTCGTCTGCCAATATAATTTTCGGCTTATGAATGAGTGCCCGGCCGATTGCAGTTCGCTGCGCCTGTCCACCCGATAGCTCATCTGGTCGATTGTTTACAATCTCGGTTAAACGAAGTTTCTGAACCAATTCAGCAACACGACGTTCCATTTCTTCTACGGGTAAGCCGTCTAATGTCAGTGGTAAAACGATATTTTCTTCAACTGTTAACATATTCAGTAAGTTAATATCTTGAAAAACAAACCCTAAATGACGACGGCGAAACAAAGCCAATTCATTTTCAGACAAACTGTCCGGCTCGACTCCATCAATGATAAGCCCACCATACGTCGGCAAGTCGATGGTTGCAATCATATTTAATAAGGTTGTTTTTCCACTACCAGATGGGCCCATAACCGCAATAAACTCACCTTCCATCGCATTAAAACTAAGTCGATTTAATGCACGCTTCATCACTTTACTTTCATAAATCTTCGTGACTTCCGTCAACTTTACGAGTGGCTCCAACGTCCGTACCCCCTTCCCCATTTTTAAACAATAAAGTCACTTCTGTACCAACACCCATCTCAGATTCAATCATTAAAGGATGGCCTAGTTTCTCACATACTTCAGAAGCGATATATAAGCCCATTCCTGTTGATTCTCCTGTTAATCGTCCATTCTCGCCAGTAAAAAAAGCGTTCGTAATCCGATTTAAATCAGAGGTTGGAATTCCAATCCCTTCATCACGGACCGACATGCGTACACCTTCCTCAGTAAACTTTCCAGTCAAGTAAATCCGTTTTCCTTTTTCAAAAGTATATTTGACTGCATTTGTAATAAATTGGCCAATAACGATTTTCAACCATTTCCGATCACTTGCGATAATTAGCGTTTCGTCTATTTCAAGTACTGGAAAAATGCGATTCGTGATAAGTAGTCTTTTATGTGCAGTGATCGTTTCTTGCACGAGTTGCTGTAAATTGATTTTTTCAATTGTCATATCACGCTCGAAAGTTTCTAAACTTGCGTTAACGAGCACCGTATCAAGTCCAGCTTGTAACCGTTCAAGTTCTTCACCAACACTTTGCCGATCGATTTCTTCTTCCTGAACCAATAAATTAATCACAGAAATGGGCGTTTTCATTTGATGAACCCAATGATTCATAAATTCAATTTGACGACTTTGAGAGGAGTATAATGTTTGTGCCTCGTCTTGATAGATTTTATATAAACTTCTCGTATAATTTGCGACTAGTTGATGTTCCGGACCTTGTGCATGTTGTATCAATGCGTCCTCCATTCTAGACGGTTGCCGCACAATTGCTGCGTAAAAAGAACGGCGCATAATATATTTTCCACCTAGAAAGGCAAATGTAAATAAGACAGTCATCACCAATGCATAGATGAATATGTCATACCCGCGAAATCCATCTAACCAAAATAATAATAATAAAAACAGAATAAGAAAGCCTTGAAACAGTAAAAATGATAAATGATCTTTTAAAAATAACTGGATTGCTTTCATTGCTCTTCCGCATCCGGTACGAAGCGATAACCAGCACCCCGCACTGTTTCAATTGTCGATTTTATATGATAATCCGCAAGTTTCTTTCTGACGCGTGTCATATTCACATTTAACGTATTCTCATCGACAAATGATTGGTCGTCCCATAATTGCTCCAATAAAATATCACGTGAAACCACTTTTGGAGAGGCTTCAAGCAGCAGTTCTAAAATAATGCATTCCTTTTTTTGAAGTGGCACCACTTCGTCAAAGACGTACAACTCCATTCTTTCAATATATAAATGAAGCGCCCCTACCTGTACTGTTCGTTCAGACTGCACAGCGGCATACTCCCCAAATGATCTACGTAAATGACTTCGTATCTTTGCGAGCACAATTTCATAATGAAAAGGTTTCGTGATAAAATCATCTCCGCCATTTTCCAACGCAAATACTTGATCCATATCCCCGGAACGTGCCGATATGAAAATAATTGGACAAGTCGTATGTAAACGCAATTGACGACACCAGTAATAACCGTCATATGCAGGTAAATTGATATCAAGCAGAATGAGGTGGGGACGAAATGCAAGACACTCTTCCACCACTCGGTCAAAGTCTTCAATAATCGCCACCTCGTATTGATATTTACGAAGAGTATCAGCTAGCAACTCCGCAATTTTGCGATCATCTTCTACTATGAAAATTCGATGCTTCTCCATGAATAACTCCTCCTTACGCAATACTTTTAGTATACCACGAACCCCCCTTAGCTAGAAAAGAGAACCTGGTTTCCATATTTCTTCATTCTTTCCAGTTATGAACCTGACTCTAGCTGTTTTGAATGAGTTTTATGGCGGAGCCTTGTCAACACAAAAAGCCTAACGCGCACGTTAGGCTTTTTCACGTTTTTACATATTAATAAATCAGCTGGACAAACTCTTCCATTGTGATGCCGCCGAGATAGGTAGGCACGTCAATTTCAGAAAGCGCTTCTTCAATCGATTCCCTATTATAGGTAACTCCGCGTAACTTCTCTTGAACTTTTTCGATTTCGCCGATGCCAAAGAAATCACCGAAAATAGAAATATCTTCTATAACACCCTTATTCACTTGAAGCCTAACGTCAATGCTTCCAACAGGAAAACGATGTGAATGCTGCATATTAAATTTAGGAGATTTTCCGTAATTCCAGTCCCAATTTGCATAACGTTCTCTCGATAATTCATGAATATTTTCCCAATCTTCATCCGTTAACTCTTTGTACTTAATATTTTCTTCTCCGCCGAAAATCGATTTCAATATTTCAAGACGGAACTCTTCAATTGTCATTGGTTCCTGTAAGAACTCAGAAATATTCGCAACGCGACTACGAATCGATTTGATCCCTTTAGATTCAATTTTATCTTTACGTACTTTTAACGCTGATACAACTGTATCAATTTCTGTATCAAACATTAATGTTCCGTGACTAAACATCCGTCCCTGTGTTGCAAACTGTGCATTTCCGGATATTTTTCGCCCTTCAACGAGCAAGTCATTACGTCCAATCAGCTCTGCTTTCACACCGATCTTACTCAGCGCTTCAACTACTGGTTCTGTAAATTTCTCAAAGTTTCGGAACGACTCTCCGTCGTCTTTTGTAATAAAACTATAATTTAAATTCCCCAAATCATGGTATACCGCTCCGCCGCCTGATAACCGACGGACAACTTTAATGCCATTCTTCTCAACAAAATCTGTATCGATCTCTTCAATCGTGTTTTGATTTTTCCCGACGATGATAGACGGCTCGTTTATGTAAAACAGAAGGAATGAATCTTCCTCGATATCCATCGTACGAAGAACATACTCTTCGATTGCAAGGTTAATTTGTGGGTCTGTAATCCCTTTATTATCAATAAAATACAATTTAATATCGCCCCTTCAAAATAGACTCTATCCTATTTTATCTAAAAACTTCAAAAATGTGTTGACATTTGACTCGTTGTTATAATACACTATAAATATACCAAGCAGTACTAGTACACAAGGGTAAAGGAGATGAGAATAAATGTTAGTAAACGTCCTTGATTTTTTCAAAAATCTACCTGCTAAATTATGCGGAACATGTGGCGAAGAAATGGTTGAACAACACGACTGCTATACAAACAAATGCGATAAATGTAACAGTCTTTAATTAAACTTCGGTTTTCCGAATAATAAATTGCTAGGGGATGAATTCAGCATGCTTGAAAACATTATTGAGTTTTTTAAAAATCTACCTGCAAAAATATGTGTAACTTGTGGTGAGGAAATTGTTGAACAACATGATTGCTATGGAAATAAATGTGACTCCTGTAACATTCTATAAAATAAATTAGCAGCTACGGAATTAGATAAATGTCCGGTAGCTGCTCTTTTTTTAACTTCATACGATATTTCTTACATTAAAAAAACCACCAAAAAATTGGTGGCTTAAAATTTATTCAAATAAATCGTCTAGCACTTCTCTAACAGCTGCTTTTCCTTGATCTACACAATCTGGGAGTCCTACCCCTTCGTAAGAAGCCCCTGCTATTTTCACGCGTGGAAATTGATCCGCCAATTCAGCTTTAGCCTTGGCGATTCGATCTTTATGGCCAACACGGTATTGAGGTCTATCCTCTTTCCAACGTGTAACAATGGTAAAGTCGGGTTTACCTTTAATTTCAATTAATTTACTAAGGTCTTCTAGTACGATTCTTTCAATATCTGCATCTGGTAAATCAACAATTGCCTCTTCCCCAATGCGCCCGACAAAAGCTCGGAGTAACACTTTTCCTTTTGGTGTCGATGTTGGCCATTTACGGTGCGTCCAAGTACAAGCGGTTAGTGAATAATCACTACTTCGAGCAACTAGAAACCCAGTTCCTTCCTTGTCTTGAACAATTGCCTCTTCCGGAAAGGCCAAGGCGACTGTCGCAACAGACGTTGTTGGGATTTCCCCTAGTTCTTGAAGGATGCCGTGCTGGGCAAATAGATTACTTGCCACTTTATGACCTGTAGTTAAAATAACAGCGTCTGCTTCAACTTCTTGACCGTTATTTAAGGTGAGTAATTGTTTATCTCCCGTACGTTCAATCTCTTCTACACGCACACCTTTCAACACTGAATCCGGATCCAAATGCCGCTCAATCGCTTCAACAATTGTTTCAAGTCCATTTCGAAACGTATGGAATGCTCCTTCTTTTTTCGCTTCAGCACCGTGCCGAGTTGGCGCCTTCTTTGGTGATGTTTTTTTCATCCCTAGTATTAAACTGCGATGATTTTTCTCTACCGTTGCAAATTGCGGGAAAGTAGATTGCAAGCTCATCTGGTCAATATCACCTGCATACACGCCAGACAACAACGGCTCGATGAGATTGTCAACAACTTCTCTCCCTAATCGTCTGCGGAAAAATGCACCGAGCGATTGGTCGCCTGACACTGATTTTCGTGGCAAGACGAGATCACCGGCAGCTCTTAATTTACCAGCTAATGAAAATAGATTCGTTGTTAAAAACGGTCCAATTTCTGTCGGGATTCCCATAATAGATCCCCCAGGAATTGGTTGTAATTTACCATTAATAAAGATATAAGCCTGTCCCGTCGCATTTTTAACGAGTTCATCTGCAACGCCGACGTCTTCCGCCAATATCCCCATACTTTTTTTACGAATGAGAAAGGAATCAGGACCGCGTTCAATAATAAAACCGTCACGTTTCACTGTTTGAATTTTACCACCTAGACGATTCGACGCTTCAACGAGGAGAACATCTAGAGGCAGTCCTTTTTCTTGTGCTTCTTTTTGCATATAAAACGCTGCAGAAAGTCCTGTAATTCCTCCGCCGACGATGACGACTTTTTTACGTTGTTCGTTCATTGTCATCAACACTTTCTTTTATCATCATTTCGATTCGTTCATTTTTCCAAACACCGCATCTACCATCGAGTCAATAAATAACGGGTCAGTATTCGGCATTGCTGGTCGGTAATACGAAGCCCCGATTTCATCACAGACAACTTTACACTCATAATCATTATCATAGAGTACTTCAAGATGGTCCGAAACAAATCCAACTGGGATATAAACGAATGTTGTATAGCCTTTCTCATTATGCAGATCTCTCGTCATATCTTGAACATCTGGCCCTAACCACGGTTCAGGCGTTTGGCCTTCACTTTGCCAGCCGACTTCGTAATTTGTAATTTCTGCCGCCTTCGCAATTAAATCCGCCGTTTCTTGTAGCTGCTTTGGATATGGATCGCCGTTCGCAATAATTTTTTCTGGCAAAGAGTGAGCAGAAACGATTAGGCATGCATTTGCACGCTCTTCAGCGCTCATACTGCTATACGTTTCTCGGACTTGCTTTTCCCAGTACTCAATGAATTTCGGCTCTTTGTACCAGCTTTCAACCGACGTTATTTCAATATCGTATTTCTCTGCTTCTTCCTTTGCACGTCCGTTATATGATTGAACGGAGAACGTAGAAAAATGAGGGGCCAATACAATTGAAGCTGCTTCAGTAATACCATCTTCATGCATTTGTTGGACTGCTTCCTCAATAAATGGCGTAATATGTTTTAAACCGATATAAACTTTAAATTCGATATCGTCTTGCACTTCATTTAAACGATCGCATAATGCATTCGCTTGATTTTCCGTAATTTTTGCAAGTGGTGAAATCCCACCAATGGCCGCATAGCGATTTTGTAAATCTTCCAACTGCTCTGGAGCAGGCGGACGGCCGCGCCTAATATGTGTGTAGTATGGCTCAATATCTTCTTCTTTGTAAGGCGTCCCATACGCCATTACTAATAGACCCATTTTCTTTTTTGTCATGTTGTCACCTCTATATATTGATAGTACCCTCTATTACATACAATTAATTTCAAAAAAATCATATAGCCGGTTTAACACCGGCTATATGAAGTTTACTCATCTACGTTTATTTGCGTAGTTCTGCACTATATGTGTGTATTAGTTCAGTTAACTTCTTCAATGTAGCAGGTTTTACATCTGGGAATACACCGTGACCAAGGTTAAAGATATGGCTACCGTGTTTCACGCCTTGTTCGATGATTGCTTTGGCACGTTCTTCAATCACGTTCCAATCAGCAATCAATAACGTTGGATCTAAGTTCCCTTGTAACGTTTTTGTTAATCCACGCTCACCCGCTTCTTTAATCGGTAAACGCCAGTCTAATCCGACAACATCTACCGGTAAATCATGCCACTCGTTTGCAAGATGACTTGCCCCTACACCAAATGTAATGAGTGGTACGTTTAGTTTACGGAGTTCCGTAAAAATTCTCTCCATAACTGGTTTAACAAAGATGCGATAATCTGAAACGCTGAGTGCGCCTACCCACGAATCAAAGACTTGAATTGCTTTTGCACCTGCATGAACCTGTGCTGTGACGTATGTAATTGTCATATCCGCTAACTTGTCCATCAAGACAAACCATGCTTCAGGTTCGGAAACCATAAATGACTTTGTTAAGTTGTATGTACGTGAAGGTCCTCCTTCAA
This window of the Sporosarcina pasteurii genome carries:
- a CDS encoding sensor histidine kinase — encoded protein: MKAIQLFLKDHLSFLLFQGFLILFLLLLFWLDGFRGYDIFIYALVMTVLFTFAFLGGKYIMRRSFYAAIVRQPSRMEDALIQHAQGPEHQLVANYTRSLYKIYQDEAQTLYSSQSRQIEFMNHWVHQMKTPISVINLLVQEEEIDRQSVGEELERLQAGLDTVLVNASLETFERDMTIEKINLQQLVQETITAHKRLLITNRIFPVLEIDETLIIASDRKWLKIVIGQFITNAVKYTFEKGKRIYLTGKFTEEGVRMSVRDEGIGIPTSDLNRITNAFFTGENGRLTGESTGMGLYIASEVCEKLGHPLMIESEMGVGTEVTLLFKNGEGGTDVGATRKVDGSHEDL
- a CDS encoding S9 family peptidase, which produces MEKRKLKVEDLFELASVASPKISPDGQEAVFVKTQMNEEENKYVANLFHVDLETNEVSQWTYGNERVSSPAWSSDGKQIAFLSNRDEKNQVYILPRRGGEAKKVTDFGQGVSSFVWSPCGKKIWVNASVKEGQSFTDKEEKNEKKKPEPYRVTKMKYQMDGVGLIPQDSYRHIGIVDIESGDVTQITEGNHQYSLMAVSHSGDNIVFGVNRAENQDYEFRQPLYLADVHSKEETALIDEEGYYGGVAFSNDDQYIAFVGADRTFQNATQSELYVYDRENKSRTCLTENLDAPVGDSVVADLQQGTSAPSVVWTETNDLYFRLSTMGDVRLYYASLEGAIYPASPENEHIYDYEVSRDGEFAVVAVSNAINPGELYKQTIATGERQVLTAFNKEYIEQVELVEPEAIVYQGAKGWDVHGWLMKPVGYEEGEKYPLIVEIHGGPAAMYANTFFHELQLLAAQGYGVLYVNPRGSHGYSQEHVNAVRGDYGGGDYEDIIAGLDYAIEHNDWIDTERLGVTGGSYGGFMTNWIVGHTNRFKAAVTQRSISNWISFFGVSDIGYYFNEWQHGADMNDVETLWNFSPLKYAKNIETPLLILHSENDLRCPMEQAEQLYITLKSMGKETELVRFPDADHNLSRTGLPNLRIARLNEITGWFEKYL
- a CDS encoding ABC transporter permease, translated to MTFRQFAYRNVVRNRRIYAAFFMASVFSVMVFFLYSMLLFHPTIEDKFVQEFAIVGMGIAEIILYIFTVFFLFYSMRAFLQARSREFGILLHLGMEKRQISRLIFLETMLIGTAAIGVGTGLGFTFSKFFFMIVREIVMLPSLPLYVSWKPFALTIGAFFSLFILISFIAPVFIKSGKIADLIRGERKDDNQYTYSKVRGYLGILLLGLSYVLATLTSNAIVLKLFILLPPIATLGTYFFFTDSAPLFLQRLRSSRRIYWQHSRLLSISSGIIRLRENARMFFIVTIVSTIAFMSVGTLASLTSFASQYRAMNPLGLVYVSHPENIEEAKHIAQLTHELNEEEIAYSLTKFKVIQQVSSFSDSTVNILSLDQVNQLANHLDHLSIHLDEGEALFLPQSNSSYKNLNERVVKTELGDSHVKVKIDGAYPYQLFPSYSIGSNVIVLNNRDYQRVVFSTLRGKDTSFNYYAFHIPEWQKTKDIGLSISDTVTESFLLESKGTLPYAFDNPGLSYSIIRMTFSLLLFIGLLLAGVFFLATGSFIYFQLYTSLAQERKKFDVLRRLGLTDYELKKIVNRQLIPQFFFPWGVAFLHSSFAFLSLQVIWDALAEISIVKELAIVLIGFTFMQWMYFYLIRWRYLVHIKASG
- a CDS encoding fatty acid--CoA ligase family protein, encoding MNLVSTVRETALAQPDKIAYHFMGQDTTYGEFNGLVSKLASALAELGVQKGDHVAFLLGNTPHFLHSLYATMRLGATAIPINPIYTPDEISYIIHNSDAKVVVAIDALLPLIEQAANVFTTVQHYIICETEQSTPEKVASLPEQLKSRVSLYSQLIARGNSEFDPVPVEEDDTAIILYTSGTTGSPKGAMLTHKNLYSNAKDVAEYLGFKEGDRMVATLPVFHVFALTVVVNAPLLRGAEILLVPRFSPAEVFNMIKEKKATVFAGVPTMYNFLYQYPEGKKEDFESVRLAISGGASLPVALLHNFEEKFDVRVSEGYGLSEASPVTCFNPIESERIPGSIGTNIVNVENKVVNELGEEVPDGEVGELIVRGPNVMKGYYKMPEETEVALRDGWLYTGDLARRDENGYFYIVDRKKDLVIVGGYNVYPREVEEVLFTHEDVVEAAVIGVPDVDFGEAVHAFVVLKEGAKADIEQLTAYCAERLVKYKVPKQIEFLDELPKNTTGKILRRALSEFVTI
- a CDS encoding ABC transporter ATP-binding protein, whose translation is MKRALNRLSFNAMEGEFIAVMGPSGSGKTTLLNMIATIDLPTYGGLIIDGVEPDSLSENELALFRRRHLGFVFQDINLLNMLTVEENIVLPLTLDGLPVEEMERRVAELVQKLRLTEIVNNRPDELSGGQAQRTAIGRALIHKPKIILADEPTGNLDSKSAKDVLELLSQVNQDERTTIIMVTHDPIAASYCDRVLFIKDGEFFNEIYKDERRQTFYQRILNVLSLLGGHHDLSTIRLS
- a CDS encoding response regulator transcription factor, with the protein product MEKHRIFIVEDDRKIAELLADTLRKYQYEVAIIEDFDRVVEECLAFRPHLILLDINLPAYDGYYWCRQLRLHTTCPIIFISARSGDMDQVFALENGGDDFITKPFHYEIVLAKIRSHLRRSFGEYAAVQSERTVQVGALHLYIERMELYVFDEVVPLQKKECIILELLLEASPKVVSRDILLEQLWDDQSFVDENTLNVNMTRVRKKLADYHIKSTIETVRGAGYRFVPDAEEQ